One window of Microcoleus vaginatus PCC 9802 genomic DNA carries:
- a CDS encoding endonuclease/exonuclease/phosphatase, whose protein sequence is MAAINGTSGNDTLSGTIAADLISGLGGNDAISSGEGNDRLFGNSGNDFLLGDSGNDALYGGRNRDTLQGGEGDDFLSGELDRDILTGGGGKNIFAIGRIGTRTTGGSQLENADLITDFVKGQDLISLSGISPANIEISQGTDNFSNSIVIRDTGTNEFLAILEGVNSFDAGDFTVAQNPVPGVRFSSFNASLNRSSAGRLITDLSTPNNQQAKNVAETIQRVNPDVLLINEFDYDSSSTALNLFQQNYLSVSQNGATPVNYPFRYTAPSNTGLASGLDLDNNGSVVTQVGANGYGNDAFGFGDFPGQYGMAVYSKYPIDTANIRTFQNFLWKDMPGALLPDDSSTPAANDYYSPAELNAFRLSSKSHWDVPININGEIVHALVSHPTPPVFDGPEDRNGRRNHDEIRFWADYVTPGKGSYIYDDRRTVGGLAPNASFVIMGDQNADPVDGDSFDNAILQLLNNSRVNTGVTSAIPASLGGIQQVADGGNNVNQKGNPAFDTADFGDAGTASGNLRVDYVLPSADLPINDAAVFWPLTTDPLYRLVGDRQTAENTPTSDHSLVWADIAVGDRSPSTSVRNINFIGQATYPTGSVTVEGTQVGGLSGIDYDQINNRYYSISDDRSDRNPARFYTLNIDLSSGSLSSSGINFSGVTTLLNQNNQPFATNTLDPEGIGLTSNGTVFVSSEGEVSNLAGRLQSPFVNEFALGTGSQLRQLPVPSKFVPVIGPADAPTAGVRNNLAFENLTITPDGKFLFTATENALVQDGPIATTNTGSRSRILKYNLTTGQPEQEFLYVTDPVAVPAVPETGFNTNGLVELLALDTRGTFLALERSFSAGAPGTGNTIKLYEVRLNGASDISGINSLNAININTVRPVEKRLLINFDSLGLPTGLDNVEGMTLGPVLPNGQQSLVLVSDNNFSATQFTQILAFGLALDNETPRRSQSVDILTAGGAISAVSGDNISVETRDSSAFIADFGTVSELMGFDTEQNYAIGPTAINLPGVGAVSQPSSQIGADSLSLPSAFGMGSFDSPSNSGLV, encoded by the coding sequence GTGGCAGCAATTAACGGCACATCAGGGAATGACACATTAAGCGGGACGATCGCAGCAGACTTAATTTCAGGGTTGGGGGGCAATGACGCCATCTCCTCTGGGGAAGGAAACGATCGGCTTTTTGGCAATTCAGGCAATGACTTTTTATTGGGCGATTCGGGAAATGACGCACTCTACGGCGGTCGAAACCGCGATACCCTTCAAGGTGGCGAAGGAGACGATTTTCTCTCCGGCGAGCTCGATCGCGACATTTTGACTGGCGGTGGTGGTAAAAATATTTTCGCGATCGGGCGGATAGGAACACGCACTACTGGCGGTTCCCAACTAGAAAATGCTGACCTCATCACCGATTTTGTTAAAGGTCAAGACTTAATCAGTCTCAGCGGCATCTCCCCGGCAAATATCGAGATTTCTCAAGGTACGGATAATTTCAGCAACAGTATTGTGATCCGAGATACAGGAACTAACGAATTTCTAGCGATTTTGGAGGGAGTCAACTCCTTCGATGCAGGAGATTTCACTGTTGCCCAAAATCCAGTTCCGGGAGTTCGGTTTTCTAGCTTCAACGCTTCTTTGAATCGCAGTAGTGCCGGTCGGTTAATTACAGACCTTTCAACTCCCAACAACCAGCAAGCAAAGAATGTCGCTGAAACAATTCAGCGTGTAAATCCAGATGTTTTGTTAATTAACGAATTTGACTACGACAGCAGCAGCACAGCCCTAAATTTATTTCAGCAAAACTATCTGTCTGTTAGTCAAAATGGCGCAACTCCTGTTAATTATCCCTTTCGCTATACTGCCCCTTCTAACACGGGCCTTGCTTCGGGTTTAGATTTAGATAATAACGGTTCCGTTGTCACACAAGTTGGCGCAAACGGATACGGCAACGACGCTTTCGGATTTGGCGATTTTCCGGGACAATACGGAATGGCTGTGTACTCAAAATATCCCATTGATACTGCCAATATTCGCACCTTCCAAAACTTCCTTTGGAAAGATATGCCAGGGGCATTATTGCCGGATGACTCGTCTACCCCCGCAGCAAATGACTATTACTCGCCTGCTGAATTAAACGCATTTCGCCTTTCGTCCAAGAGTCACTGGGACGTACCAATTAATATCAACGGCGAGATTGTTCACGCCTTAGTCAGTCATCCCACCCCGCCTGTATTTGACGGCCCTGAAGACAGAAACGGCAGGAGAAATCATGATGAAATTCGCTTTTGGGCAGATTACGTTACTCCCGGCAAAGGTAGTTATATTTACGACGATCGCCGCACAGTTGGCGGACTTGCCCCCAATGCTAGTTTCGTAATTATGGGCGACCAAAATGCCGATCCTGTTGATGGGGATAGTTTTGACAATGCGATTTTGCAGTTGCTAAATAACTCGCGAGTAAATACAGGAGTCACTAGCGCAATTCCTGCAAGTTTAGGCGGAATTCAACAAGTAGCAGACGGCGGTAATAATGTCAACCAAAAAGGCAATCCGGCTTTTGATACGGCGGATTTTGGAGATGCGGGAACGGCTTCGGGAAATCTGCGAGTTGATTATGTTTTGCCGTCGGCTGACTTGCCAATTAATGATGCTGCGGTATTTTGGCCTTTGACGACTGATCCGCTGTACAGATTGGTGGGCGATCGCCAAACTGCGGAAAATACTCCTACTTCTGACCACAGTTTAGTTTGGGCAGATATTGCTGTTGGCGATCGCTCTCCCAGCACCAGTGTCAGAAATATCAACTTCATCGGACAAGCTACTTATCCAACAGGTTCCGTCACGGTAGAAGGAACTCAAGTCGGCGGACTTTCTGGCATTGATTACGACCAAATTAACAACCGCTATTACAGTATTTCTGACGATCGTTCGGACAGAAATCCGGCTCGATTTTATACTCTTAATATCGATTTAAGTTCGGGTTCGCTGTCTAGTTCCGGGATTAATTTCTCTGGGGTGACAACTCTGCTTAACCAAAACAATCAACCTTTTGCTACTAATACTCTCGACCCCGAAGGCATCGGTTTAACGAGTAACGGCACTGTGTTTGTTTCCTCAGAAGGCGAAGTCAGTAACTTGGCTGGTAGACTTCAGAGTCCATTTGTCAACGAGTTTGCTTTAGGGACAGGTAGCCAGTTGCGACAATTACCCGTGCCCTCAAAGTTTGTACCAGTTATAGGCCCAGCAGATGCACCAACAGCGGGAGTTCGCAACAATTTAGCTTTTGAAAACCTGACAATTACTCCTGATGGGAAATTCTTGTTTACAGCAACGGAGAATGCTTTAGTGCAAGACGGGCCGATCGCAACAACTAATACCGGTTCGCGATCGCGCATTCTCAAATACAATTTAACCACAGGACAGCCGGAACAAGAATTTCTTTATGTAACTGACCCAGTGGCAGTTCCAGCAGTTCCAGAGACAGGCTTTAATACAAACGGTTTAGTGGAACTGTTGGCTTTAGACACTCGCGGCACTTTCTTAGCACTAGAACGCTCTTTTTCAGCAGGCGCACCAGGCACTGGAAATACCATCAAGCTCTACGAAGTACGGCTCAACGGAGCCAGCGATATCAGCGGCATTAATTCGCTGAATGCTATTAACATTAATACTGTCAGACCCGTTGAGAAACGTTTGCTGATCAATTTTGACAGCCTGGGTTTGCCGACAGGTTTGGATAATGTTGAAGGGATGACTTTGGGGCCAGTGTTGCCGAACGGACAGCAATCTTTAGTGCTAGTGAGCGACAATAATTTTAGCGCTACCCAGTTTACTCAAATATTGGCTTTTGGGTTGGCTTTGGATAATGAAACTCCCAGGCGATCGCAGTCAGTAGATATTCTAACTGCTGGTGGTGCGATCTCTGCGGTGTCAGGTGATAACATCAGCGTCGAAACCCGCGACAGCAGTGCTTTCATTGCAGACTTCGGGACAGTTTCTGAGTTGATGGGGTTCGATACCGAGCAGAATTATGCGATCGGCCCCACAGCAATAAATCTCCCTGGAGTCGGCGCAGTTAGCCAACCTAGTAGTCAAATAGGGGCTGATTCTTTATCTCTGCCTTCTGCCTTCGGAATGGGGTCTTTTGATTCTCCGTCGAACTCAGGTCTTGTTTAA
- a CDS encoding cupin domain-containing protein, which produces MLIQKLNACDEFIAGDGTQLRELLHPDKQAVDLRYSLAHATLPPGQTSALHSLTTSEVYYILSGVGEMHIDDENQFVEAGDAVYIPPNAKQFIYNCGTEPLIFICIVDPAWRKEDETIFQ; this is translated from the coding sequence ATGCTAATTCAAAAGCTAAATGCCTGCGACGAGTTTATTGCTGGCGACGGTACTCAACTGCGAGAATTACTGCATCCAGACAAACAAGCTGTGGATTTGCGTTACAGTTTAGCCCACGCCACTTTGCCACCGGGACAAACTTCTGCGCTGCACTCCCTGACAACTTCTGAAGTTTACTACATCCTCAGCGGCGTTGGAGAAATGCACATCGACGACGAAAATCAATTCGTGGAAGCCGGAGATGCAGTTTACATTCCCCCAAACGCCAAGCAGTTTATTTACAACTGTGGCACAGAGCCGCTAATATTTATTTGTATCGTCGATCCGGCGTGGCGAAAGGAAGACGAGACAATTTTCCAGTAA
- a CDS encoding NADPH-dependent oxidoreductase produces MTNRPKILAFAGSTREASYNKLLVKVAAAGATAAGAEVTYLDLRDLPMPLFDEDLEAKEGVPEKARKLKELMVAHDGFLIASPEYNSSITPVLKNAIDWVSRPAPGEPGLVAFTGKVAVIMSASPGGIGGLRGLVHLRSILGNINVLVLPDQKAIPQAFEAFNADGTMKDPKQQDSVENLGAKLSNVLSKLIA; encoded by the coding sequence ATGACAAACAGACCAAAAATACTTGCATTTGCCGGAAGTACCCGCGAAGCATCCTATAACAAACTGCTGGTAAAAGTTGCGGCCGCTGGGGCTACGGCGGCGGGTGCAGAAGTTACATATTTAGATTTGCGCGATTTGCCGATGCCGCTATTTGACGAAGATTTGGAAGCAAAAGAAGGAGTGCCAGAAAAGGCCCGTAAATTGAAGGAATTGATGGTAGCGCATGACGGGTTTTTGATAGCTTCCCCCGAGTATAACAGTTCAATTACGCCTGTGTTGAAAAATGCGATCGATTGGGTATCGCGCCCAGCACCGGGTGAACCGGGATTGGTGGCATTTACTGGCAAAGTAGCGGTAATTATGAGTGCTTCCCCAGGCGGAATAGGGGGTTTGCGGGGATTGGTTCATTTGCGATCGATCCTGGGGAATATTAACGTATTGGTACTCCCCGATCAGAAAGCAATTCCCCAAGCTTTTGAAGCATTTAATGCTGACGGTACGATGAAAGATCCCAAACAGCAGGACTCTGTTGAAAATCTAGGTGCTAAGTTGTCTAATGTGCTCTCAAAATTAATCGCCTGA
- a CDS encoding inositol monophosphatase, with translation MTNFWDSILSFARVTVDRVGQQLLQDFGSVQAAEKDDGSLVTKSDNWADAEIRSAIASAFPTHGILSEEGEHVVPDTEWCWVVDPLDATTNFARGIPIWGISLGLLYRGTPVFGCVHLPPINQSFHGFFAPDFAGGVFDHMPQGAFLNGQPIRPTADKMSGNHFFNLCSRSVGIGPHLPSKVRMLGMASYNFLTVASGVAMGGVEATPKIWDIAGSWVIVKAAGAVWLPLESQGIFPLEVGKNYGRISYPTLVMNRQELVSVFLPFVEAWKKKKMG, from the coding sequence ATGACTAATTTTTGGGATTCTATTTTAAGTTTTGCACGGGTTACTGTCGATAGAGTCGGACAGCAGTTGTTGCAAGATTTCGGTTCCGTGCAAGCGGCTGAGAAGGATGACGGGAGTTTAGTGACGAAATCCGATAATTGGGCGGATGCGGAGATTAGAAGTGCGATCGCATCTGCTTTCCCCACTCACGGGATTTTAAGTGAGGAGGGCGAACACGTTGTCCCCGATACTGAATGGTGCTGGGTTGTTGATCCTTTGGATGCTACGACTAATTTTGCTAGGGGAATTCCGATTTGGGGTATTTCTTTGGGTTTGTTGTATCGCGGAACTCCGGTTTTTGGCTGCGTGCATTTGCCGCCAATTAATCAGTCTTTCCACGGTTTTTTTGCACCTGATTTTGCTGGCGGCGTGTTTGACCATATGCCTCAAGGTGCGTTTTTAAACGGGCAGCCAATTCGGCCGACTGCTGATAAAATGAGCGGTAATCATTTTTTTAATTTGTGCTCGCGGAGTGTGGGAATCGGGCCTCATCTTCCGAGTAAAGTTCGGATGTTGGGCATGGCTAGTTACAATTTTTTGACTGTGGCTTCGGGTGTGGCTATGGGAGGGGTGGAAGCGACTCCGAAAATTTGGGATATTGCGGGGAGTTGGGTAATTGTGAAGGCTGCTGGTGCGGTTTGGTTGCCGCTGGAATCCCAGGGGATTTTTCCGCTGGAAGTGGGGAAGAATTACGGGAGGATTTCTTATCCGACTTTGGTGATGAATCGGCAGGAGTTGGTGTCGGTGTTTTTGCCGTTTGTGGAGGCTTGGAAGAAGAAAAAAATGGGGTGA
- a CDS encoding MFS transporter produces the protein MSIDRLPDSRLTDSATPALKRVSLLTMFRLGLFQMGLGMMSILTLGVLNRIMIKELAIPATVVAGTLAMHQFVAPARVWFGQMSDAKPLFGHHRTGYVWVGSVLFVISAFLAVQVMWRLGSSLEAVGWTTPTYGWVGLLGVIFALYGIAICSSSTPFAALLVDVSDEEDRSKLVGVVWSMLMVGIIIGAIISSGLLKQIDGDVPREVLQASINGLFVKVPALVLLLVGIATFGVEKKYSRYKARSSAVNREDKITLGSALRILTASRQTGLFFTFLLVMTICLFMQDAVLEPYGGEIFKMPISETTQLNAIYGTGVLFGLSATGFLIVPRIGKQNTIKLGCLSVAACFGLIILSGFTGNPIVFKSALMLFGFASGITTTGALSLMLDLTAAETAGTFIGAWGLSQAMARGVATVSGGAILDLGRSLFGVPMLAYGLVFAVPAAGMILAVWLLGRVDVGEFQDNAKSAIATILENDLD, from the coding sequence ATGTCGATCGACCGTTTGCCAGATTCAAGATTAACAGATTCCGCGACTCCTGCCCTCAAGAGAGTTTCCCTCCTGACTATGTTCCGGTTGGGTTTGTTTCAGATGGGATTGGGCATGATGTCGATTTTGACGCTGGGGGTGCTCAATCGCATCATGATTAAGGAGTTGGCGATTCCGGCTACTGTGGTGGCTGGTACGCTGGCCATGCACCAGTTTGTCGCGCCCGCTAGGGTGTGGTTTGGGCAAATGTCTGATGCTAAGCCTTTGTTTGGCCATCACCGCACGGGTTATGTGTGGGTAGGAAGCGTTTTGTTTGTGATTTCTGCTTTTTTGGCGGTACAGGTGATGTGGCGCTTGGGCAGCAGTTTGGAGGCTGTGGGTTGGACGACTCCTACTTACGGTTGGGTGGGTTTGTTGGGTGTGATTTTTGCACTTTACGGTATTGCTATTTGTTCGAGTTCGACTCCTTTTGCTGCTTTGTTGGTGGATGTTTCCGATGAGGAGGATCGCTCGAAGTTGGTGGGTGTGGTGTGGTCGATGCTGATGGTTGGTATTATTATCGGGGCGATTATTAGCAGCGGTTTGCTGAAGCAAATTGATGGGGATGTGCCACGGGAAGTTTTGCAGGCTTCGATTAATGGTTTGTTTGTGAAGGTGCCGGCGCTTGTTTTGCTGTTGGTGGGGATTGCGACTTTTGGCGTTGAGAAAAAGTATTCGCGGTACAAAGCTCGATCGTCCGCAGTGAATCGAGAAGATAAAATTACTCTGGGAAGTGCGCTGCGGATTTTGACTGCTAGTCGCCAAACCGGTTTGTTTTTTACTTTCCTGCTGGTTATGACAATTTGCTTGTTTATGCAGGATGCGGTTTTGGAACCTTACGGCGGGGAAATTTTTAAGATGCCGATTTCGGAAACTACGCAGTTGAATGCTATTTATGGTACTGGTGTGCTTTTTGGTTTGAGCGCAACTGGTTTTTTAATTGTGCCACGCATTGGCAAGCAAAATACGATTAAGTTGGGCTGTTTGTCGGTGGCTGCTTGTTTTGGCTTGATTATTTTATCGGGGTTTACTGGTAATCCAATTGTGTTTAAGTCGGCTTTAATGTTGTTTGGTTTTGCTTCTGGAATTACGACGACGGGTGCGCTGAGTTTGATGTTGGATTTGACTGCTGCAGAAACTGCGGGGACTTTTATTGGTGCTTGGGGTTTGTCGCAGGCGATGGCGCGGGGTGTGGCGACGGTTAGCGGCGGTGCTATTTTGGATTTGGGCAGAAGTTTGTTTGGGGTGCCGATGTTGGCTTATGGGTTGGTGTTTGCTGTGCCGGCGGCGGGTATGATTCTGGCTGTTTGGCTGTTGGGTAGGGTGGATGTTGGGGAGTTTCAGGATAATGCTAAAAGTGCGATCGCAACTATTCTTGAAAATGACTTAGACTAA
- a CDS encoding aldo/keto reductase, with the protein MTTITLGQNGPAVIPLCVGTWAWGDKLFWNYGSNYGAAEVEAAFKTSLDSGVNFFDTAEVYGNGLSEELLGQFLKKTTQPVQIATKFGPVPWRITGKSVSDALSASLKRLQVEQIALYQVHWPFTFLLSQETLMNALADEVKQGRIQAVGVSNYSVEQMRQAHKILAARGVPLATNQVRYSLLSRQVEKQGILSAARELGVTILAYSPLAQGLLTGKYTAQEQPTGARKMDSRFSKSGIEKIELVMSTLRKMGKKRDRTPAQVALNWLIAQNKVIPIPGAKTAKQAQENAGALGWSLSQDEVNQLELMTRPWLE; encoded by the coding sequence GTGACAACCATTACCCTAGGACAAAATGGCCCAGCCGTCATTCCCCTGTGCGTCGGAACTTGGGCTTGGGGCGACAAACTATTTTGGAACTACGGCAGCAACTACGGCGCCGCCGAAGTCGAAGCCGCATTCAAAACATCCTTAGACAGCGGAGTCAACTTTTTCGACACAGCCGAAGTCTACGGTAACGGCTTGTCAGAAGAATTACTGGGGCAGTTTCTCAAAAAAACCACCCAACCCGTGCAAATAGCCACAAAATTCGGCCCCGTACCTTGGCGGATTACAGGAAAATCAGTTTCCGACGCTTTGAGTGCCAGCTTAAAACGCTTGCAAGTAGAACAAATAGCCCTCTACCAAGTGCACTGGCCCTTCACTTTTTTACTGAGTCAAGAAACCCTGATGAACGCCTTAGCGGATGAAGTAAAACAAGGCAGAATTCAAGCAGTAGGAGTCAGCAACTATTCAGTAGAACAGATGCGCCAAGCCCACAAAATACTAGCAGCCAGAGGCGTTCCCCTAGCAACAAATCAAGTCCGCTACTCATTGCTGTCGCGGCAAGTAGAAAAACAAGGAATTTTGAGTGCAGCCCGCGAATTGGGAGTTACTATTTTAGCGTACAGCCCCTTAGCCCAAGGATTGCTTACCGGCAAATACACAGCCCAAGAACAACCCACAGGAGCCCGCAAAATGGACTCCCGCTTCAGTAAAAGCGGCATCGAAAAAATCGAATTAGTCATGTCCACCCTGCGGAAAATGGGCAAAAAGCGCGATCGAACTCCCGCCCAAGTTGCCCTAAACTGGTTAATAGCTCAAAACAAAGTAATCCCTATTCCCGGCGCCAAAACTGCAAAACAAGCCCAAGAAAACGCCGGCGCATTAGGCTGGAGTTTAAGCCAAGATGAAGTCAACCAACTAGAACTAATGACTCGTCCCTGGCTAGAATAA
- a CDS encoding isoprenylcysteine carboxylmethyltransferase family protein: MKILTDWGFTREGWRNNSRGEYLVLLQGGLLTGFVILPVYQLPGLKIQSTQLLYIIWFLASILGLSGLIFIIKALIDLGKNLTPLPYPRENGELVQTGIYGIVRHPLYSGLILATLGWTLFQMSLSHLIASALLIILFEIKANREEAWLTKKYPAYSEYRQRVKKLIPGIY, from the coding sequence ATGAAAATCTTAACTGATTGGGGTTTCACACGCGAAGGCTGGCGCAATAACAGCCGCGGCGAATATTTAGTTTTGCTTCAAGGAGGATTGCTCACAGGATTTGTAATATTACCAGTTTATCAACTGCCAGGATTAAAAATTCAATCAACTCAATTACTTTATATTATCTGGTTTCTGGCCAGTATTCTCGGCTTAAGCGGATTAATTTTCATCATCAAAGCATTGATAGACTTAGGAAAAAATCTCACACCTTTACCGTATCCCAGAGAAAACGGAGAATTAGTCCAAACAGGCATTTACGGAATAGTGCGGCATCCATTATACAGCGGCTTAATTTTAGCGACCCTGGGCTGGACACTTTTTCAAATGAGCCTATCCCACTTAATAGCCAGCGCACTATTAATAATACTTTTCGAGATCAAAGCCAACCGAGAAGAAGCCTGGTTAACCAAAAAATATCCAGCCTATTCAGAATACCGCCAGCGAGTTAAAAAACTAATTCCCGGAATCTATTAA
- a CDS encoding pentapeptide repeat-containing protein: MFREIQQRKLVSALKLTTFSIIALTGTGLITFAANISSVKHRVRHLLVARECRNCYLSGANLSGVFLEGVNLENANLKDANLWSANLVNANLKQANLRGVYLIRSNLVGANLEDSNLENAFLEDAYLAANNLKNANLKGAFMKGTFLVNANLEGANLEGANLWMANLEDANLKGANLRNALLLSTNLAGANLKGAIMPDGTKHE; encoded by the coding sequence ATTTTCCGAGAAATACAACAGAGAAAACTTGTAAGTGCGCTCAAACTGACAACTTTTAGCATTATCGCCTTAACAGGTACAGGTTTGATAACTTTTGCAGCCAACATTTCCTCAGTGAAGCATCGAGTCCGACATTTGCTTGTAGCGAGAGAATGCCGGAACTGCTATCTCTCAGGCGCTAATTTGAGTGGTGTTTTTCTCGAAGGCGTTAATTTAGAAAATGCTAACCTTAAAGATGCCAATTTGTGGAGTGCCAATCTGGTAAATGCTAATTTAAAACAAGCAAATTTGCGTGGGGTCTACCTGATCCGCAGCAATTTGGTAGGGGCGAATTTGGAGGATAGCAATCTAGAAAATGCCTTTCTAGAGGATGCTTATTTGGCAGCTAATAATTTGAAAAATGCCAATTTAAAAGGTGCTTTCATGAAAGGGACTTTTCTGGTCAATGCTAACTTGGAGGGCGCGAATTTGGAAGGGGCGAATCTATGGATGGCAAACCTAGAAGATGCTAATTTAAAGGGTGCTAATTTGAGGAATGCTTTGCTGCTTAGTACCAATTTGGCAGGAGCGAATTTAAAGGGGGCGATTATGCCTGACGGAACAAAGCATGAATAA
- a CDS encoding chloride channel protein: MRATPPVDLPPPGPTAATPQASSLSPLFKRLHPSPETLLLILSLVIGGVTGAGVVTFHYLIHFIHSLMLEDFMGAIASKGSWTLACIPTLGGVIIGLMRWRFRDFGPNMSSLIAATRGLQELSPLKPITKMVAASVSLGTGASLGPEAPSVEIGANFGMLLAQVLQLSPERQRLLLGAGAAAGLSAGFNSPIAGVFFALEVVLGSTFATSSVSVVLLSAVVSALIAQICLGAQPAFSLPIYDVRSPLELPLYMGLGLLASGVSLAYTEAIQLADGCFQGKVRGFAWLGRLPRPLHPILGGACVGLVALQFPQILGVGYETVQAMLQDVKFSLPLLLLLLFVKLAMTAISLGSGLVGGIFAPAMFLGASLGSAYGLFLEMLPAMSDRVAGPPAYAMVGMAAVLAGSARAPLTAILLMFELTRDYRIVLPLMAAVGLSVWLVECVNRRSAAHSLNLQQMGVDVALNTPIKAREQLQDWEDVLGDRIVTELISCQLPIDGEHSIEEPVLAMANAHLPEDVKPLPETKSAV; the protein is encoded by the coding sequence ATGAGAGCCACCCCTCCTGTGGATCTGCCGCCACCCGGGCCAACCGCAGCAACTCCCCAAGCCTCCAGCCTCAGCCCGCTATTCAAGCGCCTGCACCCCAGCCCAGAAACCCTCCTGCTCATCCTCTCCCTAGTCATCGGGGGAGTTACTGGTGCAGGCGTCGTCACTTTTCACTATCTCATCCACTTCATTCACAGCCTGATGCTGGAAGACTTCATGGGTGCGATCGCCTCGAAAGGCTCTTGGACGCTAGCCTGCATTCCCACCCTCGGCGGAGTCATCATCGGGCTGATGCGCTGGCGGTTTCGGGATTTTGGCCCGAATATGTCTTCCTTAATTGCAGCCACCCGCGGGCTGCAAGAACTCTCCCCCCTCAAACCCATCACCAAAATGGTGGCAGCCTCAGTTTCCCTCGGCACCGGCGCCTCCCTGGGCCCGGAAGCCCCCAGCGTCGAAATCGGCGCTAACTTCGGAATGCTGCTGGCTCAAGTTTTGCAGCTTTCCCCAGAACGGCAGCGCTTGCTCCTCGGCGCCGGAGCAGCAGCAGGTTTATCTGCCGGGTTTAACTCTCCCATCGCCGGAGTGTTCTTTGCTTTAGAAGTCGTGCTCGGCAGCACCTTCGCAACTTCGTCAGTCAGCGTTGTCTTGCTCTCCGCCGTAGTTTCCGCGCTCATCGCTCAAATCTGCTTGGGAGCTCAGCCGGCCTTTTCTTTGCCGATATACGATGTCCGCAGCCCCCTAGAACTGCCTCTGTACATGGGATTGGGACTTTTGGCGAGCGGAGTGTCTCTAGCCTACACAGAAGCAATTCAATTAGCCGATGGCTGTTTTCAAGGAAAAGTCCGAGGATTTGCTTGGCTCGGACGACTGCCCCGGCCGCTGCACCCCATCCTCGGCGGGGCCTGCGTCGGCTTAGTCGCCCTGCAATTTCCTCAAATTTTGGGTGTCGGCTACGAAACAGTCCAAGCAATGCTCCAAGATGTTAAATTTTCCTTGCCTTTGCTGCTCCTGCTGCTGTTTGTCAAACTGGCGATGACCGCAATCAGCCTCGGCAGCGGTTTAGTGGGCGGTATCTTCGCTCCGGCGATGTTTTTGGGAGCTTCCCTGGGTTCGGCTTACGGCCTCTTTTTGGAAATGCTGCCGGCAATGAGCGATCGAGTCGCCGGCCCTCCCGCCTACGCAATGGTGGGAATGGCCGCCGTCCTCGCCGGCAGCGCCAGAGCACCGCTGACAGCCATCCTATTGATGTTTGAATTAACCCGCGATTATCGGATTGTCTTGCCTTTGATGGCCGCAGTCGGATTGAGCGTTTGGCTGGTGGAGTGTGTCAACCGCCGATCGGCCGCCCACAGCCTCAACCTTCAGCAAATGGGCGTAGACGTGGCTCTCAATACACCGATCAAAGCCAGAGAACAGTTGCAGGATTGGGAAGATGTTCTGGGCGATCGCATCGTCACAGAACTGATTTCTTGCCAACTTCCGATCGACGGCGAACACAGTATCGAGGAGCCAGTGCTGGCTATGGCTAACGCACATTTACCAGAAGATGTCAAGCCTTTGCCTGAAACAAAATCAGCAGTCTGA